One window from the genome of Eucalyptus grandis isolate ANBG69807.140 chromosome 7, ASM1654582v1, whole genome shotgun sequence encodes:
- the LOC120295824 gene encoding zinc finger AN1 domain-containing stress-associated protein 12-like: protein MSHKCPNSDHLNQRLVVCEACSTAIETTEEDEKTMLQRQERFGDCDLGEKKTSACPNRRCREMLTFSDTSTPAVAVAAPAVGGRWNEKLWAALAWKWMSKKECGKEEWGSVSC, encoded by the coding sequence ATGTCCCACAAGTGCCCGAATTCGGACCACCTGAACCAGCGGCTCGTTGTTTGCGAAGCCTGCTCGACTGCGATCGAGACCACCGAGGAAGACGAGAAGACGATGTTGCAGAGGCAAGAGAGGTTCGGGGACTGCGACCTGGGGGAGAAGAAAACGTCGGCGTGCCCCAACCGTCGGTGCAGGGAGATGCTGACGTTCTCCGACACCAGCAcgccggcggtggcggtggcggcgccTGCGGTTGGAGGGCGGTGGAATGAGAAGCTCTGGGCGGCGCTGGCCTGGAAGTGGATGAGCAAGAAGGAGTGCGGGAAGGAAGAGTGGGGATCAGTATCTTGCTGA
- the LOC120295825 gene encoding disease resistance protein At4g27190-like — protein MIVKAKVSQTPDLNKIQDDIAYFFGLKLKDEPSEVGRRDLLCKRLQKDPSEKILVILDDLWKELDLREVGIPSGDESKGCKLLLTSRFKNVLEQMKRNTPIFHLEGLKDNEAFRLFEKTVGDRLKDDEELKAIAPKVVKKLAGLPLLIISVACSLKDRDVDAWRIALKKIDLSKMETIVKLSYDHLKSEDTKTLFLLCGLIGGTIQVEILLGLGMGLGFFEEFGRTIQDSRAGLNAMLNELRSVCLLLDGGDEKNNVTIHDLYSEVVTSTPFGGQNSLMMNSNYGSWPKEKLEKCRAICQVNVGRDRLDKLMKCQFADLKILMLSQPPIRYWIPEHLRDMGDHLGLLDFTCMKELRVLYLCSMRITSLHSSIRILGNLLSLYLESCNVEDVAILGNLKALQILSFARSTISRLPKKIQELTNLRLLNLSYCKLKIIKPDVLKCLINLEELLMMESFNQ, from the coding sequence ATGATCGTCAAAGCGAAAGTATCACAGACTCCGGACTTGAATAAAATCCAAGATGATATTGCTTACTTCTTCGGTCTAAAACTGAAGGACGAGCCAAGTGAAGTAGGAAGAAGAGATCTTCTGTGTAAGAGATTACAGAAGGATCCGAGTGAGAAGATTCTCGTAATATTGGACGATCTGTGGAAAGAGCTTGATCTGAGGGAGGTCGGAATTCCTTCGGGAGACGAGAGCAAGGGATGCAAGTTGCTGCTAACATCGAGATTTAAAAATGTTCTGGAGCAAATGAAGCGCAACACCCCCATATTTCATCTTGAAGGTTTAAAGGACAACGAAGCATTCAGGCTATTTGAAAAGACGGTCGGTGACAGGCTCAAAGACGATGAGGAATTGAAAGCAATAGCGCCTAAGGTGGTCAAGAAGCTTGCAGGTTTGCCTCTTCTGATTATCTCGGTTGCGTGTAGCTTGAAAGATAGGGATGTGGACGCATGGAGAATTGCTTTGAAAAAAATAGACCTGTCAAAAATGGAAACTATAGTGAAATTGAGTTACGATCATTTGAAGAGTGAGGACACCAAGACCTTATTCTTGCTTTGCGGTCTTATTGGTGGGACCATTCAAGTCGAAATCCTGCTGGGTTTAGGCATGGGTTTAGGCTTTTTTGAGGAATTCGGGAGGACGATACAAGATTCAAGGGCTGGATTGAATGCTATGCTCAATGAACTCCGCTCCGTTTGTTTGTTGTTGGATGGTGGCGATGAAAAGAACAATGTAACCATACATGATCTTTACAGCGAGGTGGTCACCTCAACTCCATTTGGAGGTCAGAATTCCTTAATGATGAACAGCAATTATGGCTCATGGCCAAAGGAAAAGCTTGAGAAATGTAGGGCAATATGCCAAGTTAATGTAGGTAGAGATAGGCTCGATAAACTAATGAAGTGTCAGTTTGCCGACTTGAAGATACTCATGTTGTCTCAACCACCAATCCGGTACTGGATTCCAGAACACCTACGTGATATGGGAGATCACTTGGGACTACTAGATTTCACATGCATGAAGGAGCTTCGAGTCCTATATCTTTGCTCTATGCGTATCACCAGTTTACATTCCTCAATTAGAATCCTTGGGAACCTCCTGTCTTTATACTTAGAAAGTTGCAATGTGGAGGATGTGGCAATTCTCGGTAATCTCAAAGCATTACAGATTCTCAGCTTCGCAAGGTCCACAATTTCGAGGCTGcctaaaaaaatccaagaacTAACGAATTTGAGATTGTTAAACCTAAGCTACTGCAAGCTTAAGATTATTAAGCCCGATGTCCTAAAATGCTTAATCAACTTAGAAGAGTTACTTATGATGGAAAGCTTTAATCAATAG
- the LOC104452617 gene encoding uncharacterized protein LOC104452617, with protein sequence MTTFCTRAEMTSEGAPIQARAVDGGGGGDERTESVITTSDLQNTYSDSFFDGKISLPNLEHLGLHSVGSFKWIWHDELSRSSFCKLATITIQNCSDLLHIFPSTIIGGLTSLQSVKVFNCPSLKSLFDFGSLDSNTEQTVVLLLKLVSINIGSCPSLESLFNCGSLDSNDKVVLLPKLEEVSVSGAKRLSYLFSKYTATTLVKLRKLNITKCKQMKQVILEKEASRSEAKVMSLSCLSELTLKELDNLISFGSGSCSYYFSSLQDLRIVGCCNFRVFISSPTSVKTQLGGTAKENDKSPQPLFNEMVTFPNITSLEINGLQCKELWNNQIPIDSFQKLESLELNNCDNLRHIATSYMWKKLQRCLKKLKVFSCRSIEIIYDSDGTDTKSGELRRLALRDLENLRCIWQSNSLPNIPFPNLIDIEAVRCPRLEMLFPTFTSKSKSWWWSHVKIWN encoded by the exons ATGACGACTTTTTGCACAAGAGCTGAGATGACTTCAGAAGGTGCTCCAATTCAG GCTAGGGCTgtggatggaggaggaggaggagatgaaaGGACAGAGTCAGTAATCACTACTTCAGATTTACAGAATACTTATTCAGATTCCTTCTTCGATGGAAAG ATTAGTTTACCAAACTTGGAGCACTTAGGGCTTCACTCGGTGGGATCCTTCAAATGGATATGGCACGATGAACTTTCCAGAAGTTCCTTTTGCAAATTGGCCACCATCACCATTCAAAATTGCTCTGACCTACTCCACATCTTCCCTTCAACAATCATAGGGGGATTGACTAGCCTGCAAAGTGTCAAGGTCTTTAATTGTCCATCCTTGAAATCATTGTTTGATTTTGGGTCCCTAGATTCAAATACAGAACAAACCGTGGTATTGCTCCTTAAATTGGTAAGCATCAACATTGGAAGTTGTCCCTCCTTGGAATCATTGTTTAATTGTGGGTCCCTTGATTCAAATGACAAAGTTGTATTGCTCCCCAAATTGGAGGAAGTAAGTGTGAGTGGAGCAAAAAGGCTGAGTTATCTCTTTTCCAAATATACGGCCACAACTCTGGTGAAACTTCGGAAGCTAAATATTACTAAATGCAAACAGATGAAGCAAGTGATTCTCGAGAAAGAAGCTAGTCGATCAGAGGCAAAAGTGATGAGTTTGTCTTGCTTAAGTGAATTAACACTTAAGGAGCTTGATAACCTAATTAGTTTCGGTTCAGGAAGttgttcatattatttttcctcCTTACAAGATCTAAGAATTGTGGGGTGCTGTAACTTTAGAGTGTTCATCTCGAGTCCCACAAGTGTCAAGACGCAGCTAGGCGGGACAgccaaagaaaatgataaatcgCCACAACCGCTATTCAATGAGATG GTTACATTTCCTAATATAACAAGTTTGGAAATTAATGGTCTTCAGTGCAAAGAGTTATGGAACAATCAAATTCCCATTGATTCCTTTCAGAAGTTGGAATCTCTTGAATTGAATAACTGTGACAATCTCCGACATATTGCCACTTCTTATATGTGGAAGAAACTGCAGCGCTGTCTCAAGAAACTAAAAGTATTTTCATGCCGTTCGATCGAGATCATATATGACAGTGATGGGACAGATACAAAGAGTGGTGAATTGAGGAGGCTAGCATTGCGTGATCTTGAAAACTTGAGGTGCATTTGGCAATCCAACAGTCTCCCAAACATCCCATTCCCAAATTTGATAGACATAGAGGCCGTGAGGTGCCCCCGTTTGGAAATGCTTTTCCCTACCTTCACTAGCAAATCGAAGAGCTGGTGGTGGAGTCATGTGAAGATATGGAACTAA